The Zingiber officinale cultivar Zhangliang chromosome 10A, Zo_v1.1, whole genome shotgun sequence genome contains a region encoding:
- the LOC122026832 gene encoding glutathione S-transferase T3-like, with the protein MLFTSPAENEPFTPTFVPETQLSDHESLIELVNLEKADSDTAGKRKRSTWSKVEDEVLARSFVTISDDPIIDNDQKVEAFWGRIASYYNENRPPGTLNRIASVIRSHWHNTIQKKVYRFNANYNIVYSAYRNGHSDEDILRLAYEKYRDENNDIASNLEHVWRIIKDRPMFTPQSVDHLIGTKKARTSESGASNTSSNQDVSLYVDLNEKETHPMGQKAAKRKGKGKMKSDIECMTTNLDNMFPKFIEYTSIKMVEVEMKK; encoded by the coding sequence ATGCTTTTTACATCTCCGGCGGAAAATGAACCGTTTACTCCGACTTTTGTTCCAGAGACTCAACTGTCTGACCATGAATCTCTAATTGAACTCGTAAATTTGGAGAAGGCGGATTCTGACACTGCGGGTAAAAGAAAGCGGTCAACATGGAGTAAAGTTGAAGATGAGGTTTTAGCGAGATCGTTTGTTACTATCAGTGATGATCCAATCATCGACAATGATCAGAAGGTGGAAGCTTTCTGGGGACGTATTGCAAGCTACTACAATGAGAATCGTCCTCCAGGTACACTCAATAGAATTGCTAGTGTCATACGATCGCACTGGCACAATACCATACAAAAAAAGGTATATCGCTTCAACGCAAATTACAATATTGTTTATAGTGCATATCGTAATGGCCATAGTGATGAGGACATATTGCGACTTGCATATGAAAAGTATCGCGATGAAAATAACGACATTGCTTCTAATCTCGAGCATGTATGGAGAATCATAAAAGACCGTCCAATGTTTACTCCACAGTCCGTTGATCATCTTATTGGCACAAAGAAGGCAAGGACCTCAGAGTCGGGGGCAAGCAACACCTCATCTAACCAAGATGTGAGTCTATATGTAGACCTAAATGAAAAAGAAACTCATCCAATGGGTCAGAAGGcagcaaaaagaaagggaaaaggcaaAATGAAATCAGACATTGAATGTATGACAACAAATTTGGACAATATGTTTCCAAAGTTTATTGAGTATACAAGCATAAAAATGGTTGAAGTTGAAATgaaaaaataa